The DNA sequence CCGGCACAACGGGAACATGTTTTATCATAATCGACAATCGCCGTTTCGGCAACCGATCCGCTCGCCAACCGCGCCGCACCAGCTGCTGGGTAATGTATCCGCTTTCAAAAAGCGGCGCCAATTATTCCTCTTATTGACAACATATGAACGGACAATGCAAAATATGACCGCCCGCCCGCTTGGGGCGGGGGCATCAACAGCCGGCGGGTTCACTCCCGCTTTCGCTCCATCCTTGGACGTTCGTTCTCACCCGTTTACTAAAGAGCGCAAATCAGAGAAAAACGCCGGGTACGAGACAGCGACCGCCTCCGGACGCTCAAGACGGACCGTGCCTTTGGCGCAGCAGGCGGCGATGGCGAGCATCATGCCGATCCGGTGGTCGCCATGGCTGTCTACGACGATCCCATCGGCCGCGAGCGGCGTTTTGCCGCGGATGATCATGCCGTCATCGGTCGCTTCAATATCGGCGCCGAACTTTTTCAGCTCCGTAACAACTGTATCGATTCGGTTCGTCTCTTTTACTTTCAATTCACTGGCGTCTTTAATGACCGTCGTCCCCTCGGCTTGCGTCGCGAGCAAGGCGATGATGGGGATTTCATCGATCAACCTTGGAATCAAGTCGCCGCCAATTTCGACGGCGCCAAGCGCCGACGTGCGGACCGTGATGTCGCCGACCGGCTCTGTGTCCTCATGGCGGACATGTTCAATTGCAATCTCAGCGCCCATTTGTGTGAGCACGTCAATAATGCCGGTCCGCGTCGGATTTAGGCCGACGTTTTTCAGCGTAATTTCGCTGTTCGGCACAATGGCCCCTGCGGCAAGGAAAAAGGCGGCCGAGGAAATGTCGCCGGGAACGTAAACGTGCGTTCCGCGCAAACGCTGCGGACCGGCGACCGAGACGGTCAAGCCATCCACTTTCATCTCGCCGCCGAACAGCCGAACCATCCGCTCCGTATGATCGCGCGAGCGGTGCGGCTCGGTCACAGACGTCACCCCGTCGGCAAACAAGCCGGCAAGCAAAATCGCCGATTTCACTTGAGCACTTGCGATCGGCGAGGTGTAGCGAAGCGGACGAAGAGCACCGCCGCGGATGGAAAGCGGCGTATAATTCCCGCCATCGCGCCCGTCAATGTGCGCTCCCATTTCGCGAAGCGGCTTCGTCACTCGCGCCATCGGCCGCTTGGCGATCGACTCATCGCCGATGAGACAGGCGTGAAACGGCTGCCCGGCCAAAATACCTAAAAGCAGGCGCGCCGTGGTGCCGGAGTTGCCGACATCAAGCACAGCACTTGGCTCACGCAGCCCACCCGGCCCCGCTCCTTCAACCACAACATGCGTCCCGTCCCGGCGGATGTCGACGCCAAGGCGGCGGAAACAATCGATCGTGCTTAAACAATCGGCGCCGGACAAAAAGTGATCGATGACCGTCCGGCCGGAAGCGAGCGCCCCAAGCATGACGGCGCGGTGGGAAATCGATTTGTCGCCGGGCACTTCAAGCGTCCCCCGGAGCGATGACACGTTCGTTGGCAGCTGCATGCAACATCCCTCCATTGTTTTTTCGTTGCTATCCTTCATATGTCGCATAGTTCGTATGCTTAGCGAGGCACGCCTTCGCCCGCGCCCGGTCGTCTTCGCTTTGGAAGCTGAGGCGGAGCACCCCGTAAATTTCTTCGCGCGTCTCAATAATGCGAATGTTAGTAATGCTGATGTTTTCCTGCGCCAAATAGCCGGTCACCTCGGAAATGACGCCCGGGTAGTCCGGCACATCGACATACAAATCGTAAAACGACGGGATCGCTCCTTTCGTCCGCGCCGGCAGCCCATCGCGAAACTGCTTGGCTTCGAGAAAGTAATGGTAAATGGCGATGCTGTTTTCTTCCTCGACAAACGAGCGCAGCCGCTCCATCTCCGCCATCCAGCGGTCAAACAGCGCGAGCATCTCGCGTTTATTATGAATGAGAATATCGCGCCACATTTCCGGATTGCTCGATGCAATGCGCGTAATATCGCGAAAGCCGCCGGCCGCAAGCCGGCTGACAAGAGCGTTTTTGCTTTCGTACTCGCGCGCCTGATGGACGAGGCTGGCGGCAATCAAGTGCGGAAAATGGCTGATCACCCCAGTGATGCGGTCATGCTCTTCCGGCGTTAACACGACAAACTGCGCCTTCGTCCCGGAAAGCCATTGTTTTAGCGTTTCCACCCGTTCGAGCGGCACATCATCCGTCGGCGTCAAAATGTAAAAGGCGTTTTCAAACAAATGGGCGCGGGCGGCCGCCACCCCGCTTTTATGCGATCCGGCCATCGGATGGCCGCCGATAAACGCCACGCCCGCCTCCAACAGACGGCGCGCGCCTTGGACGATGCGCTGCTTCGTGCTGCCAACATCGGTGACGATCGCACCGCGCTTCAGCTGCTCAATCGGCATGGCGGCTAAAATCGATTCGGTCTGCATGACCGGAGTGGCAAGAACAATCAAATCCGCGGCGGCAAACCCATCCTCAAGCGTGCGAGCTGTTTCGTCAATCATCTTAAGCGAACGCGCCAAACCAAGCTGATGGCCGTTGACATCGTAGCCGATGACGACTGCTGCTGGATGCGCCTTTTTAATGGCTAAGGCGATCGACCCGCCGATTAAGCCGAGGCCGACGATAAACACGTTTCCTTCCAATGGTCTCACCTTCTTTGTATGTAAACATACGCCCGCTGCTTCTGAAAAGCAACGGGCTCATCGTTCCGCCTGGGCGGCCGCGAAGCCGGTCAGGCGAGCTGTTTTTCCCGCAGCATGCTGGCAATCGTTTCAAACACTCGGTCGTTTTGCTCTTTCGTGCCAATCGTGACGCGCACACCGGTCGGCAAACCGAGGGCCCGGCCGGAGCGGACGATCACGCCCCGCTCGAGCAAATATTGAAACACCTCATTGCCATCAATGCCGAAATCGATAAATACAAAATTTGTTTGCGACGGATAGTACTTGAGGCCGTGCTCGTCGCAAAAGCGGTAATACCGCTCGAGTTCGGCGCGGTTTCGTTCGACGCAGGCGCGGAGGAACGCCTGGTCATCGAGCGCAGCCGCCGCGGCCGCTTGAGCGACGGTTGACGTGTTAAACGGCTCGCGCGCCGGTTCAACGGCGCGGATGAGCGCTTCGCTGGCGATGCCGTAGCCGATACGGAGCGCGGCGAGCCCGTACGCCTTTGAAAACGTGCGCATCACCACGAGCTGGCTGTATTCATTTAAAAGCGGCACCGTCTGTGGATAATCGGGAGCCGTGACGTATTCATAATACGCTTCATCCAACACGACAAGCACATGCGGCGGCACGCGGTCCAAAAAGGCGCGCAATTCCGTTTCGTTCACATACGTGCCGGTCGGGTTGTTCGGGTTGCAAATCCAAACGAGGCGCGTCCGTTCATCGATGGCAGACAGCATCGCCTCTAAGTTATGGCGCCCGTCGACAAGCGGCACTTCGCGCACTTCCGCCCGCTCGATGACCGCGTTATGGCGATATTGCGGAAATGTCGGCGCCGCCATCACCGTATTCGTGCCCGGCTCCAAAAAGGCGCGGCAAAAAATTTGCACAACTTCATCCGAGCCGTTGCCAAACAAAAGCTGCGTTTCCTTGACGCCAAGATGCGTTGCCACCTTTTCGCGCAGCGTGCGGGCGTAGCCGTCCGGATAAACGGCAAGACGGTCAAGCTCGGCGGCGATGGCCGCTTTGGCCGCCGGCGACGACCCATACGGATTTTCATTGGAAGCTAGTTTAATAATATCAGAAAGGCCGTATTCCCGCTTCACTTCCTCAATCGATTTTCCCGGCTGGTATGGGGGAAGTCCCCGAAGCTGCTCTTTCACTTGCATTCGCGTTGCCAACTCCTTCATCATCGGAACTTTTAGCGCAAAGAACACGGCGCGTGAAGCGGCGCGGCGAGCGAGCGGGCGTAGGCGGCAAACTCGGCGATGGCCGCTTCTTTTTCTTCCGGCGCCAGCAGCCGTTCCCCCAACTGTTCCACTTTTTGCACAAGGGCGCTGCCGATGACGACGCCATCGCACACCTCTTTCAGCATCGCCACTTGTTCGGGCGTGGAGATGCCGAACCCGACAGCGACCGGCACACGGCTATGCCGCTTGACTTCACTGACAAAATCGCCAAGCGACTCCGGCAACGTTTCGCGCACACCGGTGACGCCAAGCGAGGAAACGCAATACAAAAACCCTTGCGCTGCCGAAGCGATCCGCTCAATCCGCTGCTTTGACGTCGGCGCGACGAGCGAAATGAGCGG is a window from the Geobacillus stearothermophilus ATCC 12980 genome containing:
- the aroA gene encoding 3-phosphoshikimate 1-carboxyvinyltransferase, giving the protein MQLPTNVSSLRGTLEVPGDKSISHRAVMLGALASGRTVIDHFLSGADCLSTIDCFRRLGVDIRRDGTHVVVEGAGPGGLREPSAVLDVGNSGTTARLLLGILAGQPFHACLIGDESIAKRPMARVTKPLREMGAHIDGRDGGNYTPLSIRGGALRPLRYTSPIASAQVKSAILLAGLFADGVTSVTEPHRSRDHTERMVRLFGGEMKVDGLTVSVAGPQRLRGTHVYVPGDISSAAFFLAAGAIVPNSEITLKNVGLNPTRTGIIDVLTQMGAEIAIEHVRHEDTEPVGDITVRTSALGAVEIGGDLIPRLIDEIPIIALLATQAEGTTVIKDASELKVKETNRIDTVVTELKKFGADIEATDDGMIIRGKTPLAADGIVVDSHGDHRIGMMLAIAACCAKGTVRLERPEAVAVSYPAFFSDLRSLVNG
- a CDS encoding prephenate dehydrogenase encodes the protein MEGNVFIVGLGLIGGSIALAIKKAHPAAVVIGYDVNGHQLGLARSLKMIDETARTLEDGFAAADLIVLATPVMQTESILAAMPIEQLKRGAIVTDVGSTKQRIVQGARRLLEAGVAFIGGHPMAGSHKSGVAAARAHLFENAFYILTPTDDVPLERVETLKQWLSGTKAQFVVLTPEEHDRITGVISHFPHLIAASLVHQAREYESKNALVSRLAAGGFRDITRIASSNPEMWRDILIHNKREMLALFDRWMAEMERLRSFVEEENSIAIYHYFLEAKQFRDGLPARTKGAIPSFYDLYVDVPDYPGVISEVTGYLAQENISITNIRIIETREEIYGVLRLSFQSEDDRARAKACLAKHTNYATYEG
- the hisC gene encoding histidinol-phosphate transaminase: MQVKEQLRGLPPYQPGKSIEEVKREYGLSDIIKLASNENPYGSSPAAKAAIAAELDRLAVYPDGYARTLREKVATHLGVKETQLLFGNGSDEVVQIFCRAFLEPGTNTVMAAPTFPQYRHNAVIERAEVREVPLVDGRHNLEAMLSAIDERTRLVWICNPNNPTGTYVNETELRAFLDRVPPHVLVVLDEAYYEYVTAPDYPQTVPLLNEYSQLVVMRTFSKAYGLAALRIGYGIASEALIRAVEPAREPFNTSTVAQAAAAAALDDQAFLRACVERNRAELERYYRFCDEHGLKYYPSQTNFVFIDFGIDGNEVFQYLLERGVIVRSGRALGLPTGVRVTIGTKEQNDRVFETIASMLREKQLA